The Nocardiopsis composta genome includes the window GGCGCGCGGCTGGGCGCAGGGCTTCCTGTCCAACATCACCAACCCGAAGGTCCTGGCGTTCTACCTGTCCGTGCTGCCGCAGTTCCTGGCCGGCGGCGCCGGGCTCGCCGCGGGGGCGCTGCTCGCCTACTCGCACGCCGCGCTGAGCCTGCTCTGGCTCGCCGCGATCGTACTGCTCCTGCACCGCGCCCGGGCGTGGGTGACCCGGCGCCGGTTCCGGCGCGCGCTGGACGCGGGCACCGGCGCCGCGCTGCTCGGCTTCGCCGGGGCGCTGGCCGCAGGGGGCGGTCGGGCGTGACCCGCGGGCCGCTCCGGTGAGCGGTCCCCCGGGGTGCAGCGCGTCGAGCGCGGCGGCGAGGTGCCGCTCATCCCGGTCGAAGTGCTCCGTCGGCTCGGCCGAGGGCCGCTTGAGTCCGACGCGGATCCGCGTCAGGGCGGGCGTGAGCTCGGGGAAGCGCTTTTCGGGCAGGGGAGGCCGCGCCGCTCCTCGCTGTCGTGGCGGTGGCGGAGCGCCCGCGGTCGCGCCCCTGCCGTGCGGCTGGGCGGCGAGGTCGCCGGTCCGGCGCTCCGGGCCGGACGCCTCGCCCGCGGCGTAGGCCTTGGCGAGCACGCTCCGGGCCTACGGGCGGGAGGCGCCGGACGGCGGAAAATAATATCCACCTCTTTTTATATTCACTTTTTTGAGTAGTATCGGTGGAAGTCGGAGAACGGGCGGGAGAACGGGGGCGCGGTGTTCGAGCGCTATGTGGCACTGGGGGACAGCCAGACCGAAGGGCTCAACGACGGCGACGACCTCCGGGGCCACCGGGGTTGGGCCGACCGGCTCGCCGAGCACATCGCGGCGGCCGAGCCCGGCCTGCACTACGCCAACCTCGCGGTGCGCGGGCGGCGGGCCGCCGAGATCCGCGCCGGGCAGCTGGACGCGGCGCTCGCGCTCCGGCCCGGCCTGGCCACCGTGATGGCCGGGGTGAACGACCTCATCCGGCCCTCCTGTGACGTCGGAGCGGTCGCCGCCGACATCGACGCGATGCTCGCCGCCCTCACCGCCTCCGGGGCCCGGGTGCTCACCTTCACCTTCCCCGACGTCGGCCGGATCGCGCCGGCGGCCCGCGTGCTGCGCGGCCGGGTGGCCGCGCTCAACTCCCGGATCGCGGCCTCGGCCCGCCGGCACGGCGCGGACCTGGTGGACACCGCGGAGCACCCGGTCGTCACCGACCCCCGGCTGTGGAGCGCCGACCGGCTGCACGCCTCCCCGCTCGGACACGCCCGGATCGCCGCGGCCGCCGCGGACGCCCTCGGCCTGCCCGGCGCCGACGGGTCCTGGGCCGAACCGCTGCCCCCGCTCGCGCCGGCGGGGCCGCTCCGGCGCACCGCGGCCGAGCTCCGCTGGGCGGCGCTCTTCCTCGGCCCGTGGATCGCCCGCCGGGTCCGCGGCCGCTCCTCGGGTGACGGCTGCACGGCGAAGCGCCCGGAGCTGCTGCCGGTGCGCACCGGCTGAACGGCGCGTCCCGCCCCGCCGATCCGAGGAGCGGCCGGCGCGCGGAGAGGGGGCCGTCCCCGGACGCTCCGTGGCGGGAGCCCCGCCCGCCCTGCCCAGGGGGACCGCGGATTCCGGGCCCTCTCCGCCGAGTGCTTTGTATGTCGTATTCCGTATTCACCTGGTTCCGCCGTGAAAGCGGTCACCGGCGTGGTCACCGGGAGCGAGCGGCGCAGGGCGGATCCTTCCCCCGCGGTGCGCCGAGGCCGGGGAGCGGTGCGGGGCGGAACCCGCTCGGGTGCCGTTCCGGGAGGCGTCCTCGGTGCGGCCCGCCGGACCGGTCCGGTGTGCCGGAGGGGGCGGAGGGATGAGGGGCCGGGGTGTTCCGGGGACCTCGGAGGAGAGGCGGTGGCGGCGGTGCGGCCGATCCGCCTTCCGCGGTGCGTCGGGGCGGTCGGGGCTTCCGCCCCGCGCGGTCCCGGGCTCCGGGCGTGACGCAGCGCTGCGCGGAGCGTGACGGCGGGTGTCCGTACGGGAAGGGGCGGGGCAATGGTGTGAAAACACGAAAAGTCCAGAGCTCTTGCGGCTCGGATGTGGGCCATATTACGGTTACGCCGCACTGATGTTTCACCATAAGGAAAAAGCTTTCCAAATGGTGAGACACCCCCCTGTGGTTCTGAGGAAGGCGCGCCCATGGCCCACGAAGCGGCGGACGGACCCCCGCTCAGCCCCCGGCCCCGGAAGCGGTTCTACCGCTCCCTGTTCTTCCAGGTCATCGTCGCCGTCATCGCCGGTGTGCTGATCGGGCACCTCTGGCCGGCCATCGGTGAGGCCCTCCGCCCGCTGGGCGACGGCTTCATCCGGCTGATCAAGATGGCCATCGCCCCGCTGATCTTCTGCGTGATCGTCACCGGCATCGCCAAGGTCGGCGACCTCCGCTCGGTCGGCCGGATCGGCGTGAAGGCGCTGGTCTACTTCCAGGTGGTCACCGCGTTCGCCCTGGTCTACGGCATGGTGGTGGCCAACGTCGTGCGCCCCGGCGCCGGCTTCGCCGTCGACCCGGCGCAGCTGGACGCGTCCGCGATCGACGAGGTGACCCAGGGGGAGGAGCTGCCAGGTGCGGCGCAGTTCCTGATGGACGTCATCCCGGAGAGCCTGGTCTCCGCCTTCGCCGAGAACGCCCTGCTGCAGGTGCTGTTCTTCTCGGTCTTCTTCGCCCTGGCGCTGGCCTCGATGGGGGAGCGCGGCAGGCCGGTCCTCGACCTGATCGAGCGGGTCAACGAGGCGATCTTCGTCATCATCGGGTGGATCATGCGGATCGCGCCGGTCGGGGCGTTCGGCGCGATGGCGTTCGTGGTCGGCGCCTACGGGCTGGAGTCGCTGAGCAGCTTCGGCATGCTGGTGCTGGCCTGCTACGGAGCGGCGGTGCTGTTCCTGTTCGTGCTGGCGCTGATCGCCAAGGTCTTCGCCGGGGTGAACCTGTGGAAGTTCCTCCGTTACACCAAGGACGAGTTCGCGCTGGCCATCGGCGCCGCCTCCTCCGAGGCCGTGATGCCGCGCATCATGCAGAAGCTCACCGCGGCCGGCTGCTCCAAGGCCACCACCGGGCTGGTCATCCCCACCGGCTACTCGTTCAACCTGGACGGCGCCGCCATCTACCTGTCCATCGCCGGCATCTTCCTCGCCCAGGCGTTCGGCGTGGACATGACCATGACCGACCAGCTGATGATGGTGCTCATCCTGCTGCTCACCTCCAAGGGCATGGCGGGCGTCCCCGGCTCGGCCTTCCTCGCGCTCTCCGCCACCGCGACCGCCCTGGGCGCCTTCCCCGCCGCCGGCGTCGCCCTGCTGCTCGGCGCCGACCGGCTGATGGACACCATGCGGGTCTCCATCAACCTGCTCGGCAACTGCGTGGCGACCTTCGTCGTCGCCCGTTGGGAGGGCCAGCTCGACATGGACCGGATGCGCGCCGCCCTGGACGGCCGCGCCGCGCCGGACCCCGCCGGGGCCGCCGCGCCGGACCCCGCCGGGCAGGACGGACCCGAGGCGATGCAGGCCGCCCTGCCGGAGCAGCGCGCCTCCGCGGAGGACCCGAAGCCCTGACGGCGGCCGGCCGGGGCCGGAGGGAGCACACCCCTCCGGCCCCGCCCCGCCTCAGACCCGGGGAGGGAGGACCCCGGGGAGCGGCCGGGCCGTCCCCAGGGGCGGACCCGGCCGGTTCCGCGCCCGCCCCGGCGGGAGGCCCGGCACCGCCCGGGGTAACCGCTTGCCCCGGAGCGCACGGCACCGACAGGGTGGGGCCATGATCGATACGGGGCTCGCCGGGAAGACCGTGCTCGTGACCGGCGCGAGCGGAGGGATCGGCGCGGCCATCGCGCGCGCCTTCGCCGAACAGGGCGCACGGGTGGCCGTGCACTACCTGGAATCCCAGGACGCGGCGCCGCCCGGAGCCCGGTGGGAGCACGCCGTCCCCGGGAAGGAGGCGGCCCAGGGGCTGGCCGCCGAACTGGACGGCGCGGTCGCGGTTCCCGCGGACCTGTCCCGGCCGGACGCCGCCGCGCACCTGTTCGACCAGGTGGAAGCGGCCCTGGGCACGGTCGACGTGCTGGTCAACAACGCGGCGCACTGCGAGACGCCGGACGGCGTGGACACCGCCACGTTCGCCGGGCTGGACCGGCACTACAAGGTGAACGCCATCGCGCCGGTGCTGCTCACCTCGGAGCTGGTCCGTCGCGCCGGCCCCGGCGACGGCGCCTGCGTCGTCAACATCTCCACCGACGCGGCCCGGGCCTTCCCCGGCCAGATCGGCTACGGCACCTCCAAGGCCGCCCTGGAGGGCTTCACCCGCGGCGCCGCCCTGGACCTGGCGCCCTCCGGCATCCGGGTGAACGCGGTCGCCCCCGGGCCGGTGCAGACCGGGTGGCTCTCCGAGGAGGCGGTCGAGGAGGTGCGCGCCGTCGTCCCGCTCGGCCGGGTCGGCGACCCCGAGGACATCGCCGACGGCGTCGTCTTCCTCGCCTCCCGCCAGGCGCGCTGGATCACCGGTCAGGTCCTCCAGGTCGCCGGCGGCCACGCGCTCTGACCCGCCCCGGCCGGTCCGCTCCGTACGGAAGCCGGCCGGCCCGCTTCACCCGGGGCCCTGCCGGTCCGCTCGGCGCGGAGCGCCGGTGCGAGCCGAGCGGGGGAGGCGCTCAGCGCCGGGCCGTGCCGGAGGCCGCCGCCACCAGCCAGTCGAACAGCGCCGGGTCGTCGCCCATCTCCGGATGCCACTGCACGCCGAGGACGTTCGGCGTCCCCGCGTACTCGATCGCCTCGACCAGGCCGTCATCGGTCCAGGCGGTGGCGGTGACCCCGGAGCCGAGCTCCGCCACGGCCTGGTGGTGGTAGGCGGGGACGTCCGCCTCGGTGCGGCCGAGCACCTCCGCGGTGCGGCTGCCCGGGGCGACCTTCACCGGGTGCGGGTCGAAGCACCCGACCCGGCGCCGGTGCTGGGCGCCGTCCACCACCTCGGGCAGGTGCTGGTGCAGGGTGCCGCCCCGGGCGACGTTCATCAGCTGCATGCCGCGGCAGATGCCGAGCACCGGGACGCCCCGGTCCAGGGCGGCGTCCAGCAGGGCCAGCTCCGCCGCGTCGCGGACCTCCTGCACCCCGTCGGTGCGCTCGTGCCGCTCCTGCCCGTAGCGGGCCGGGTCGATGTCGCCGCCGCCCGCGATGATCAGGCCGTCGATCCCGGCGGCGGCCGCCGCGATGCCGTCGACCGGCGGCAGCAGCACCGGCGTGCCGCCCGCCCGCACCACCGAGTCGACGTACTCGCCGGGCAGCAGCACGGCCGGCATGTCCCATGCCTCGCTCCAGCGGGCGCGCTCCGCATAGGCGGAGATGCCGATGATCGGACGCCGGGTATCGGGCATCGATGCTCCCATCCGTTGAATCTGGTGCTTCCAGCGACGGTTTCCGTTTCGGAGGGCGGCCGGTGATCCCGCTTCCGATGGTAGATACCCGGCCCCCGGGCCACCAGGGGGCGCGGAGGCCGGGCACCGCGCTGCGGCGCGGCCGGCGCTACAGGGGGGTCACGTAGGCGCTGGAGATGCCGCCGTCGACCAGGAAGTTGCTCGCGGTGATGAACGAGGCGTCGTCGCTGGCCAGGAAGGCCACCGCGGCGGCGATCTCCTCCGGCTCGGCGAACCGGCCGAACGGCACGTGCACCAGGCGGCGCCGGGCGCGCTCCGGGTCCTTGGCGAACAGCTCCTTGAGCAGCGGGGTGTTCACCGGCCCGGGGGACAGCGCGTTCACCCGGACGCCCTCCCGAGCGAACTGCACGCCCAGCTCCCGGCTGAGCGCCAGCACCCCGCCCTTGCTCGCGGTGTAGGAGATCTGCGAGGTCGCCGCGCCCATCGTCGCCACGAACGACGCGGTGTTCACGATCGAGCCCTTCTGCTGCTCGCGCATGTACGGCAGCGCGTACTTGCAGCACAGGTAGACCGAGGTCAGGTTGGCCTCCTGCACCCGGCGCCAGGCGTCCAGGCCGGTCTCCAGGATGGAGTCGTCGTCGGGCGGGGAGATGCCGGCGTTGTTGAACGCCACGTCGACCGAGCCGTAGGCGTCCTTGGCCGCGGCGAAGGCGTCGCGCACCTGCTCCTCGCTGGTGACGTCGGCGGTCACCGACATCCCGCCGGTCTCCTTGGCGACCTGCCCGCCCGCCTCGGCGTCCAGGTCGACCGCGACGATCCTGGCGCCCTCCGAGGCCAGGCGCAGCGCCGTGGCCTTGCCGATGCCGCTGCCCGCGCCGGTGATCACCGCGACGCGCCCCTCGAACCGCTGCATGTGCTGCTCCGCTCCCTTGAATCCGGATGAAGAAGACGGGGCCGTCGGGCACCGGGCGGCCCGCCCGGTGTCCGCGCCCGCTCCGCGGAACGCCCCGGGACCACCGGCCCGGAGGCGCCCCGCGGCTAGCCCCGCGAGTCGTCGGAGATGAAGACCGTCTTGGTGTCGGTGAACGCGTCCAGCGCGTCCGGGCCCAGCTCGCGGCCGATGCCGGACTGCTTGAACCCGCCGAACGGGGTCCAGTAGCGGACCGCGGAGTGCGAGTTGACCGACAGGTTCCCGGCGGTGACCGCGCGGGAGACCCGCAGCGCCCGCCCGACGTCGCGCGTCCACACCGAGCCGGCCAGGCCGAACGCGGTGCCGTCGGCGATGCGCACCGCGTCCGCCTCGTCCTCGAACGGCAGCACCGACACCACCGGGCCGAAGATCTCCTCGGTGAACGCCCGGTCGTCCGCCGAGGACGGGGTGAGCACGGTCGGCGGGAACCAGAAGCCCCGGCCGGACGGCGCGGAGCCGCGGAACGCCACCGGCGCGCCGTCGGGGACGTAGGAGGCGACCTTCTCCCGGTGCTCCGCGGAGATGAGCGGGCCCATCTCGGTGGCGGGGGAGTGCGGGTCGCCGACCACGACGCCCTTCACCGCCGGCTCCAGCAGCTCCATGAACCGGTCGAACACCGACCGCTGGACCAGCAGCCGGGACCGGGCGCAGCAGTCCTGGCCGGCGTTGTCGAACACCCCGTAGGGCGCGGTCGCCGCGGCCTTCTCCAGGTCGGCGTCGGCGAAGACGATGTTGGCGCTCTTGCCGCCCAGCTCCAGGGTGACCCGCTTCAGGTCGCCGGCGCACAGCGCCATGATCCGCTTGCCGACCGCGGTGGAGCCGGTGAAGGCGATCTTGGCGACGCCGGGGTGGCGCACCAGCGCTTCGCCGGCGACCGGGCCGGTGCCCGGCAGCACCTGGAGCACGCCCTCCGGGACCCCGGCCTCCAGGGCCAGCTCGCCCAGGCGGATCGCGGTCAGCGGGGTGAGCTCCGCGGGCTTGACGATCACCGTGTTGCCCGCGGCCAGCGCCGGGGCGGCCCCCCAGGAGAGGATCGGCATCGGGAAGTTCCACGGCACGATCACCCCGACCACGCCCAGCGGTTCGGCGAAGGTGACGCTCCACCCGCCCGGCACCGGGATCTGCCGCCCGGAGGGCCGCTCCGGGGCCCCGGCGAAGTACTCGAACACGTCGCGCACCATCGCGGCCTCGCCCCGGGCCTGGCCGACGGGGTGTCCGGCGTTGCGCACCTCCAAGTCGGCGAGTTCGGCCCGGTGCGCGTCGATCCGGTCGGCGAAGGCGCGCAGGATGCGGGCCCGGTCGCCCGGGGCCAGCGCCCGCCAGGCCGGGAACGCGGCGCGGGCGCGGGCGACCGCGGCGTCCACCTCCTCGGCCGAGGCGAGCGGGACGGCCGCGATGGCCTCCTCGGTCGCCGGATCGATGACGTGCTGCTGTGTCGGCTGCTGTGACGGCGCGCCGGCCATCGCTGCTCCCCCCCAGTCGGATTCGTTCGGTGTCGCCCGGAGCCGGCCCGCGGAACGCGCCCGCGGGCCGGGCGGGAAGGCCGGTCAGAGCCGCTCGAAGCCCCGGCGGAGCTCCCAGTCGGTGACCGCGGCGTCGTAGGCGGCCAGTTCCACCCGGGCGTAGTTGGCGTAGTGCTCCACCACCTCGTCGCCGAAGGCCTTGCGGGCCAGCGGGCCGTTCTCCCACAGCTCCAGGGCGTCGCGCATGGTGGAGGGGACGCTCGGCGCGCCGCCGGCGTAGGCGTTGCCGGTACAGGCCTCGCCCGGCTCCAGTTCCCGGTCGATGCCGTCCAGGCCGCCCGCGATCAGCGCGGCGACCGCGAGGTAGGGGTTGACGTCGCCGCCCGGCACCCGGTTCTCCACCCGCAGGCTGGGGCCGTGCCCGACCAGGCGCAATGCGCAGGTGCGGTTGTCCACCCCCCAGGCGACCGAGGTCGGCGCGAAGCTGCCCGGCACGTACCGCTTGTAGGAGTTGATGTTCGGCGCGAGCAGCAGGGTGAGTTCGCGCAGCGAGGCCAGCTGCCCGGCGAGGAAGTGCCGCCCGGTGGCGGACAGGCCGTGCGGTGCGGAACCGTCGGCGAGCACCGGCGCGCCGTCCTCGCCGCGCAGCGAGATGTGGATGTGGCAGGAGTTGCCCTCGCGCTCGTCGGGCTTGGCCATGAAGGTGATGGACATGCCCTCCTGGTCGGCGATCTCCTTGGCGCCGTTCTTGTAGATCGCGTGCTGGTCGCAGGTGGTCACCGCGTCGTCGAAGCGGAACGCGATCTCGTGCTGGCCCAGGTTGCACTCGCCCTTGGCGGACTCCACGTACATCCCGGCGCCGGCCATCCCGTTGCGGATCCGGCGCAGCAGCGGCTCCACCCGCGCCCCGCCCAGCACTGAGTAGTCGACGTTGTACCGGTTGGCCGGGGTCAGGTCGCGGTAGCCGCGGTTCCACGCCTCCTCGTAGGAGTCCCGGTAGACGATGAACTCCAGCTCGGTGCCGACCATCGCGGTCCAGCCGCGCTCGGCGAGCCGGTCGGTCTGCCGTTTGAGGATCTGCCGGGGCGAGGCGGCGACGTCCTCGCCGTCGGTGCGCAGCAGGTCCGCGGTGACCATCGCCTGGCCGTCCTGCCAGGGGGTGCGGCGCAGCGTGTCCAGGTCGGGGCGGAGCACGAAGTCGCCGTAGCCGGTCTCCCAGGACGACATGGCGTAGCCGCCGACGGTGTTCATCTCGACGTCCACCGCGAGCAGGTAGTTGCACGCCTCGGTGCCGTGCGCGAGGACCTCGTCCAGGAAGAAGCGCCCGGAGATCCGCTTGCCCTGCAGCCGGCCCTGCATGTCGGTGAAGGCCACCAGCACGGTGTCGATCGCTCCCGAGCGGATGTCGGTGCCGAGCCGTTCCACCGTGAGCGGGTGTCCGCCGTCGTTCGATCGCACCGGAGGTCTCCTTAAGGTTCAGTACCAGACCTTTGTCGCATGGAAGCAGGCGGTTCCGGGGGTGTCAATCCCCGGCCGAGCGGAAATTCGCCGGAAACCCCTGCGTGACGAGCGGGAAACCGGGCGCGGCCGGCGGCCTCCGGTCCGCTCCGCCCCCCTTGACAGGGCGAGTCCGGGCGGCGCATCATCACCGGTCATTACCGAAAAGGACCGACCTCATACCTTTTCGGGCGGTCGGCGGCCCCGAGGCGCCGCCCGGCGACCGGAGGCGGAGGCGGGGGCGGTCCCCGGCGGAGCACGACATTCCTGCGTGAGGGGAACACCGTTGTCCGATCGACCGCGTGAACACGTCCAGGGCGCCGACTACGCCCGAGTGGAGTCCGACTACCTGGAGCGCCGCACCCTGCGGCGCGGCGCCGCCGGGTGGCTGCTCCTCGCCGGGCTCGGCGTCTCCTACGTCATCTCCGGCGACTTCGCCGGCTGGAACTTCGGCATCGCCGAGGGCGGGTGGGGCGGCCTGCTCATCGCCACCGTCCTGATGGGAACGATGTACCTGTTCATGGTGCTGGGGCTGGCCGAGATGGCCTCGGCGCTGCCCACCGCCGGCGCCGGCTACGGCTTCGCGCGCCGCGCCCTGGGCCCGCTCGGCGGGTTCGCGACCGGGACCGCCATCCTCATCGAGTACGCCATCGCGCCCGCCGCGATCGCGGTGTTCATCGGCGGTTACGTGGAGGCGCTGGGGCTGTTCGGCATCGCCAACGCCTGGCCCGTCTACCTGGTGTGCTACCTGATCTTCGTCGGCGTCCACCTGTGGGGCGTGGGCGAGGCGCTGCGGCTGATGTTCGCTATCACCGGCGTCGCGGTCGCCGCGCTGGTCGTGTTCGCCATCGGCATGGTGCCCAAGTTCGACCCGGCCAACCTGTTCGACATCGCCCCCACCGACGCCGCCGGGGCCAGCCCGTTCCTCCCGTTCGGCTTCGCCGGGGTGCTCGGCGCCTTCGTCTTCGGCATCTGGTTCTTCCTCGCCGTCGAGGGCGTCCCGCTCGCCGCGGAGGAGGCCCGCGACCCAAGGAAGGACATGCCGCGCGGCATCATCGCCGCGATGTCGGTGCTGCTGGTCACCGGGTTCGGCGTGCTGCTGCTGGCCCCCGGCGGGGCCGGGGCCGGCGTGATGGCCGACTCCACCGATCCGCTGCCCGAGGCGCTCCGCGAGGCCTACGGCGGCTCCACGGTCTTCGCCGACATCGTCAACTACGTGGGCCTCGCCGGGCTGGTGGCCAGCTTCTTCTCGATCATCTTCGCCTACTCCCGGCAGCTGTTCGCGCTCTCCCGCGCCGGGTACCTGCCGCGCCGGCTGTCGGTCACCGGACGGCGCAAGACCCCCTACCTGGCGCTCATCGTGCCCGGCAGCATCGGGTTCGCGCTGGCCGCGATCGTCGGCGACGGCGACAAGCTGATCAACATCGCGGTGTTCGGCGCGACCGTCTCCTACGCGCTGATGATGGTCTCGCACATCGTGCTGCGCCGCCGCGAACCCGGCCTGGAGCGGCCCTACCGCACCCCCGGCGGCACCCTGACCACCGGCATCGCCCTGGTGCTGGCGCTGTGCGCGGTGGTCGCCACCTTCATGGTCGACATCGCCGGCGCGGCGGTGGCCGCCGGAATCCTGGCCGTCTTCCTGGCCTACTTCTGGTTCTACTCCCGGCACCGGCTGGTCGCCAACGCCCCGGAGGAGGAGTTCGCCCTGGTGCAGAAGGCCGAGGCCGAACTCAACTAGCACCGCACCGACACCGAGCCGGAGGACGGGGCTCCGCGGCCGCGGCGCCCCGTCCCCGGAGGGCACCGGGACGGCCGGGCCGGGGGTCAGCCCAGGAAGGCCCGGAGCAGCGCGGCCGTGCCGTCCAGGTGCTCGCCGACCGCCCGGCGCGCCCCCTCGGGGTCGCCGGCGCGCACCGCGGCGACGATGGTGCGGTGCTGCCGGCTGCTGTGCTCCAGGTTGCGGGCGAGGATCGGCATGGCGTTGAGCAGGTCGTTGATCCGCATCCGGGTGTCGGCCAGGGCCGAGGTGAGCGACGCCGAACCGGTCAGCTCGGCCAGCGTCAGGTGGAACACGGTGTCCAGGCGGCGGTAGTCGTCGGTGGAGGCGGCGTCCACCGCCGCCAGCCGGGCGTTCAGCAGCCGCTCGCCCTCCTCGTCCAGGCCGTCCTCGGCGAGCCGGACCGCCGCGCCGACCTCCAGCGCCCGCCGGAAGGTGAACAGGTCGTCCAGGGTGGCGTCCATCCGCTCCAGCATCCGCTGCGCCTCGGCCTTGCTCGGGCGCGGCGGGACGTAGGTGACGAACGTGCCGCCGGCCCGGCCCCGGCGCGACTCGGCGTAGCCCGCCTCCTGCAGCGCCCGGATGGCCTCGCGCAGGGTGATCCGGCTGACCCCGAGCCGGGCGGCCAGCTCCCGCTCGGGCGGGAACCGCTCGCCGCGGGCCACCACGCCGAGCTTGATCGCGGACAGCAGCCGCTCCACCGTCTCCTCGAACGCGTTGCCGGTGCGCACCGGGCGGAAGACGGCCTCGGCCGCGGTCGCGCCGAACCCGGTGGCCTCCGGCTGGACGTCCGGCTGGGACACGTTCACCTCGCTGCGACGGCGTTCGGGATGCGGGCGGCCGCTGCACGCGGCCGCTTCCAGCCTAGAGCCGGATCGGCGGGCGCCGGCGCCGGGCGGGTCCTGCGCGGATCCGTGTCGGCGGCGAAGGGAAGACCCCTCCCGCGCGGCGGTGCGGCGTGCGAGCATTTCCCCGAGGACCGGGCGGCACCGGCCCGCCCGCGGCGGAGCGGGGGTGCCGGCCCGGGGAAGCGAGGCCGTGATGGAACGCACCGCACCGCACCCGGCCGGGAGGGGGACCGCGCTCACCGTGCTGGTCTGGCTCCTCCAGGTGCTCTGCTTCGCCATGTTCATGCTGGTCGGGGTGGGCAAACTGACGAGCTGGCCGGACCATGTCCAGGTGTTCGAGCAGATCGGGATGGGGCAGTGGCTGCGCTACGCGGTGGGCGCGGCCGAGGTGGCCGGCGCGGTGCTGCTGCTGGTGCCCCGGCTGGCCGGACTGGCCGCGATCGGCCTGGCGGTGATCGTGGCGGGTGCGGTCCTCACCCACCTGTTCATCCTGGTCGACGCCGGGTGGGTGCTGCCGGCGGTGCTCACCGTGGTCCTGCTGCTCATCGCCTGGATCCGCAGGCGCGAGACGCTCTCGCTGATCGGCCGCTGAGCCCCGCGGACCCCGGCGGGCCCGCCCCGGTGCCGGGCGCGCGTCCCGCTGCGCGGGGAAGGCCGCCGCGGATCCCCGGCCACCGCCGGGCCTCCTCGCCCAGGCGCCGCCGGGGGCGGCCGGCGCCGATC containing:
- a CDS encoding FadR/GntR family transcriptional regulator yields the protein MSQPDVQPEATGFGATAAEAVFRPVRTGNAFEETVERLLSAIKLGVVARGERFPPERELAARLGVSRITLREAIRALQEAGYAESRRGRAGGTFVTYVPPRPSKAEAQRMLERMDATLDDLFTFRRALEVGAAVRLAEDGLDEEGERLLNARLAAVDAASTDDYRRLDTVFHLTLAELTGSASLTSALADTRMRINDLLNAMPILARNLEHSSRQHRTIVAAVRAGDPEGARRAVGEHLDGTAALLRAFLG
- a CDS encoding DoxX family protein, coding for MERTAPHPAGRGTALTVLVWLLQVLCFAMFMLVGVGKLTSWPDHVQVFEQIGMGQWLRYAVGAAEVAGAVLLLVPRLAGLAAIGLAVIVAGAVLTHLFILVDAGWVLPAVLTVVLLLIAWIRRRETLSLIGR